GTAAACGGCAATTTTTTTCGACAAGACTGTCATTCCTTTCTTCCGAGAGTTCCATTAAACAGCACCTACTCAATTTTGTTATTCTGAAGAATCTTAACACACCGCTGCTGTATCCGTCAACCTCAAAATCGGTCACAAATCAGACTGATTAAAACGATAAAAAGAAGAAGGATTAGGGGCATTTATGGTGAATTAGAGAAATAAGTAGACATCTACCAATAACGCCGACCTTCGAGAGGCCTCCAAAGTCCCCCTGACAAGGGGGATTTAGGGGGTTGGCTGTGCATCGAGAGCGTTTAAGTAATTCTAAAATCTACCATAAATAGCCCTCAAAGAAGGATACTGTGTTCTACAAAGGAGGTCTAAAGTGTGGTAAAATAGGAAATATCATCCTCAAATGAGAAAGGAAGCTAGATGGCAGGACCATTAAAAGGAATACGAGTTTTAGATCTCACGCGTATTTTAGCAGGTCCCTACGCAACGATGATCTTGCGGGACCTTGGCGCGGAGGTCATCAAGATCGAGCAGCCCGGGACCGGAGATGAGGCAAGGGATTTCGGTCCCTTCAAAAATGACTTCAGTCTCTACTTTATGAGCGTCAATCGAGGGAAAAAAAGTGTTACCTTGAACTTGAAGTCTCGGCGCGGTAAAGAACTCTTCCTGCAGTTGGTCAAGGGTTCGGATATCCTTGTTGAGAATTTTCGACCCGGGACGATGGAAAAACTTGGCTTGGATTACGAATCGCTCAAGGAGCACCATCCGTCTCTGCTCTATGCTGCCTGCTCAGGATTCGGGCAAACAGGACCGTATGCAATGCGGGGAGCATACGATATGATTATTCAGGGAATGGGAGGAATTATTAGTATAACCGGTGAGCCGGAGCGCCCGCCTGTGCGGGTGGGAACTTCGATTGGTGATATAACATCAGCGTTGTTCACCGCTATCGGGATCCTCTCCGCACTTCGGCATCGCGATCAAACCGGCGAAGGACAACTCATTGACGTTGGGATGCTCGATTGTCAGGTAGCAATCTTGGAAAACGCAATGGTTCGCTATTTCTCTACCGGCGACATTCCACGTCCGCTAGGCAGGCGACATCCAGCGATAACGCCGTTTGAGGTCTTTGAATCCGCTGATGGTTATGTGGTTATCGCAATCGGAAACAACGATCTGTGGCGGAAGTTTTGTGAACATGTCGGTCATCCCGAGTTAATCGACGATGAGCGGTTCTACACGAATGCGCTGCGCACCGAGAACCACGAATCCCTTTTTCCAATTCTCGCTGAAATCATGTGCCGCCGCACCACCGATGCGTGGGTTGAAGCGTTGGAGGAAATTGGCGTACCGTGCGGTCCAGTAAACACCGTTGATAAGGTGGCAAATGACCCTCAAGTATTGGCGCGAGACATGATCGCTGAAGTTGAACATGACACAACCGGCACCGTTCAGGTTCCGGGGATTCCGATCAAACTCTCAGAAACACCCGGTCAGATCGATGCACCCGCGCCAAATCTCGGAGAGCATACGTCGGAAGTGTTGACCGGCTTGTTGGGACTGGAAACAGAGGAAGTTAATCAATTGAAGCAAGATGGCACTGTGTAAAACGTGGGGGAAAGTTTGCTATGAATACTTCTACATTTGGTCTTGGGTTTTT
The DNA window shown above is from Candidatus Poribacteria bacterium and carries:
- a CDS encoding CoA transferase — its product is MAGPLKGIRVLDLTRILAGPYATMILRDLGAEVIKIEQPGTGDEARDFGPFKNDFSLYFMSVNRGKKSVTLNLKSRRGKELFLQLVKGSDILVENFRPGTMEKLGLDYESLKEHHPSLLYAACSGFGQTGPYAMRGAYDMIIQGMGGIISITGEPERPPVRVGTSIGDITSALFTAIGILSALRHRDQTGEGQLIDVGMLDCQVAILENAMVRYFSTGDIPRPLGRRHPAITPFEVFESADGYVVIAIGNNDLWRKFCEHVGHPELIDDERFYTNALRTENHESLFPILAEIMCRRTTDAWVEALEEIGVPCGPVNTVDKVANDPQVLARDMIAEVEHDTTGTVQVPGIPIKLSETPGQIDAPAPNLGEHTSEVLTGLLGLETEEVNQLKQDGTV